In Pithys albifrons albifrons isolate INPA30051 chromosome 16, PitAlb_v1, whole genome shotgun sequence, a genomic segment contains:
- the LOC139679315 gene encoding hemoglobin subunit alpha-A, which translates to MVLSAADKTNVKGVFSKIGGQAEDYGAEALERMFAAFPPTKTYFPHFDLGKGSAQVKGHGKKVAAALVEAANHIDDISGALSKLSDLHAQKLRVDPVNFKLLGHCFLVTVASHNPGVLTPEVHASLDKFLCAVGNVLTAKYR; encoded by the exons ATGGTGCTGTCCGCTGCTGACAAGACCAACGTCAAGGGCGTCTTCTCCAAAATCGGCGGCCAAGCCGAGGACTATGGCGCCGAGGCCCTAGAGAG GATGTTCGCCGCCTTTCCCCCAACCAAGACCTACTTTCCCCACTTCGACCTGGGAAAGGGCTCTGCTCAGGTCAAGGGGCACGGCAAGAAGGTGGCCGCTGCGCTGGTGGAAGCTGCCAACCACATCGATGATATCAGCGGCGCCCTTTCCAAGCTCAGCGATCTCCATGCCCAAAAACTCCGGGTGGACCCTGTCAACTTCAAA CTGCTGGGCCACTGCTTCCTGGTGACAGTGGCCAGCCACAACCCTGGTGTCCTCACCCCAGAGGTCCATGCTTCCCTGGACAAGTTCCTTTGCGCCGTGGGCAACGTGCTGACTGCCAAGTACCGTTAA
- the LOC139679340 gene encoding hemoglobin subunit alpha-D — protein sequence MLTAEDKKLVQKVWEKIGGCQEEAGAETLERMFATYPQTKTYFPHFDLHHGSDQIRGHGKKVVAALGTAVKNLDNLSQALSELSNLHAYNLRVDPVNLQLLAQCFQVVLAVHLGKDYTPEMHAAVDKFMSAVAAVLAEKYR from the exons ATGCTGACCGCCGAGGACAAGAAGCTGGTCCAGAAGGTCTGGGAGAAGATAGGCGGCTGCCAGGAGGAAGCTGGAGCCGAGACCCTGGAGAG GATGTTCGCTACCTACCCCCAGACCAAGACCTACTTCCCCCACTTCGACCTGCACCATGGCTCTGACCAGATCCGTGGCCATGGCAAGAAGgtggtggctgccttgggcacTGCCGTGAAGAACCTGGACAACCTCAGCCAGGCTCTGTCTGAGCTCAGCAACCTGCACGCCTACAACCTGCGTGTCGACCCTGTCAA CTTGCAGCTTCTGGCACAGTGCTTCCAGGTGGTGCTGGCTGTGCACCTGGGGAAGGACTACACCCCTGAGATGCACGCTGCTGTTGACAAGTTCATGTCGGCCGTGGCTGCCGTGCTGGCTGAGAAGTACAGATGA
- the LOC139679365 gene encoding hemoglobin subunit pi — protein MTLTQAEKAAVVTIWAKVATQADAIGAESLERLFFSFPQTKTYFPHFDLSQGSAQLRGHGSKVMNAIGEAVKHVDDIRGALAKLSELHAYILRVDPVNFKLLSHCILCSVAAHYPSDFTPEVHAAWDKFLSSVSSVLTEKYR, from the exons aTGACACTGACCCAAGCCGAGAAAGCCGCCGTGGTCACCATCTGGGCCAAGGTGGCCACCCAGGCTGATGCCATTGGGGCAGAATCACTGGAGAG GCTTTTCTTCAGCTTCCCCCAGACCAAAACCTACTTCCCCCACTTTGACCTGAGccagggctcagctcagctccgTGGGCACGGCTCCAAGGTCATGAATGCCATCGGGGAGGCTGTGAAGCACGTGGATGACATTCGGGGGGCTTTGGCCAAGCTCAGCGAGCTGCACGCTTACATCCTCAGGGTGGACCCCGTCAACTTCAAG ctgctctcccacTGTATCCTGTGCTCCGTGGCTGCTCACTATCCCAGCGACTTCACCCCAGAAGTTCATGCTGCATGGGACAAGTTCCTGTCCAGTGTTTCCTCTGTCCTGACTGAGAAGTACAGATAA